DNA from Gemmatimonadaceae bacterium:
CGCACGACGTGCATCGTGGGCTTCCCCGGCGAGACGGACGATGATTTCCAGCAGTTGTGCGACCTGCTCGAGGAGGTCCGCTTCGATCGCGTGGGCGCGTTCACGTATTCCGCCCAGGAGGGGACGCGAGCCGCGGCCCTGGCCGACGACGTCCCGGCATCGCTCAAGCTGGAGCGGCTCGACCGCCTAACGGACATCCAGCGCGCCATCGGGGCCGAGCGCGCCGAGCGCTATGTTGGGCGGACGGTGCCGGCCATCGTGGATCGCGCCGCGGCTTCGGGCGAGCGCGCCGAGGGGCGGCTCTGGTGGCAGGCCGACGACATCGACGGCGTCACGTATCTCGAGGGCGACGCCGCGCCGGGCTCGATCATCGAATGCGTCGTCGAGTCGGTCGAGACCGACGATGATTTCGCCGCACGGGTGGCGCGCGTGACGGCGCCGGCGGGATCGGCGAGCGCGTCGCGTCCGCGCGCGCTGCCCGTGCTGTCGGGCATCGCGCAGGGCAGCTACGGCCGGTGAGCACGCGGTCGGCGGACATCATGCGGCGCGCGCGCGCCGTGACGCCGGGCGGCGTGAGCTCGCCGGTTCGCGCGTTCGGCGGCGTGGGCGGCGATCCGTTCGTGGTGGAGCGCGGCGAAGGCGCGCGCATCTGGGACGTCGACGGCCGCGAGTACGTCGACTACGTGCTCTCGTGGGGCCCGCTTGCGTTAGGCCACGCGGCGCCGGCGGTGCTCGACGCGGTGTCGGCCGCCATGGCGCGCGGGACGAGCTTCGGCATCCCGTGCGAATCCGAGACCGAGCTGGCGGAGTTGATCGTTAGGCGGATGCCGCACATCGAGATGCTGCGGTTCGTCTCGAGCGGCACGGAGGCCACGATGAGCGCGATCCGGTTGGCCCGGGCGGCCACGGGTCGCGACGCGATCCTCAAGTTCGACGGCTGCTATCACGGCCACGCCGATTCGTTCCTCGTGCGGGCCGGGTCGGGCGTGGCGACGCTCGGCTTGCCGAATTCGCCCGGCGTGCCGGACCAGGTGGCGTGTCTGACGCTCGTCGCGCCGTTCAACGACGCCGATGCGGTCTGTCGGATGGCCCGATCGGCGGCGGGCGGTCTGGCGGCAATCATCGTCGAGCCGGTCGTGGGCAACGCCGGGTTCATCCCGCCCGATCCCGCATTCTTGCCGGCGCTGCGACAGATCGCCGATGATGCAGGCGCGCTGCTCATCTTCGACGAAGTGATGACCGGCTTTCGCATCGCGCCGGGCGGCGCGCGCGAGCGATTCGGCGTCACGGCCGATCTGACGACGTTAGGCAAGGTGATCGGCGGCGGCCTCCCGGCCGCGGCCTTCGGCGGACGGCGGGACCTCATGGAGATGATGGCGCCGACCGGCGCCGTGTATCAGGCGGGCACGCTGTCCGGCAATCCGCTGGCGATGGCGGCGGGCCTCGCGACGCTGCGCGCACTGACGCCCGAACTGCACGCGCGGATTGCGGGGCGCACGACGCGCCTCGTGACGGGCCTGCGCGCCGCTGCGGCGCGGCGCGGCGTGCCGTTCTCGGCCGAGAGCGCCGGCAGCATGTGGGGATTCTTTTTCCGCGCGGAACCGGTGCGCAA
Protein-coding regions in this window:
- the hemL gene encoding glutamate-1-semialdehyde 2,1-aminomutase: MSTRSADIMRRARAVTPGGVSSPVRAFGGVGGDPFVVERGEGARIWDVDGREYVDYVLSWGPLALGHAAPAVLDAVSAAMARGTSFGIPCESETELAELIVRRMPHIEMLRFVSSGTEATMSAIRLARAATGRDAILKFDGCYHGHADSFLVRAGSGVATLGLPNSPGVPDQVACLTLVAPFNDADAVCRMARSAAGGLAAIIVEPVVGNAGFIPPDPAFLPALRQIADDAGALLIFDEVMTGFRIAPGGARERFGVTADLTTLGKVIGGGLPAAAFGGRRDLMEMMAPTGAVYQAGTLSGNPLAMAAGLATLRALTPELHARIAGRTTRLVTGLRAAAARRGVPFSAESAGSMWGFFFRAEPVRNFTDARASDVSLFRRFFHEALARGVYLAPSPFEAAFMSAAHGDAEIDATLDRLDDALGAVVS